The Streptomyces vinaceus genome contains the following window.
GCCCGGCCGCGCAGCGCGTCGGGGACGGCGTCCACGTACCACTGGTCGAGGCCGAGGGTGTACGCGTGCGCCAGCCCGGCGAGCAGCAGGGCGGCGAGTACGACGGGCACCCCCGGCCGGAAGGCGTACGCGAGCAGCGGCAGCAGGCCGGCCGCCGCGAGCGGGGCCACGAGCCGGGAGCGGGCGCGCGGCCCGAGCGCCGAGCCGGCCCACAGTTCACCCGCGATGGTGCCGACGGGCAGCGCGCACATCATCACTCCCAGGGCGGCGGTGCCGGCGCCGATGCCGTCGGCGTACGGGACGAGCAGCGCCTCGGGGGCGATGACGAAGACGGGCGGCAGCCAGAACAGCAGGGTCAGGGCGCGCAGCCGCCGGTCGCCGAGGACGGCCCGCAGCCCGGCCGGCGGGGAGGTGCGGACGGTGGCGGCGGCGCGGGCGGCGCGGGCCGGGCGGGAACGGGTGCCGAAGCGCAGCAGCAGGGCCGAGCACAGGAACCCGGCGGCGGTCAGCGCCACGGCGGCGCGCGGGGCGAGGACGGTGAGGAGCAGCCCGCCGAGGCCGAAGCCGATGAGCTGCGCGCTCTGGGCCACCATGCGCATCAGCGAGCGGCCGAGGACGAAGGCGTCGCCGGGGCCGAGGACGTCGGCGAGGGAGGCGTTGCGGGTGCCCTGGAACAGCGGGGCGACGAAGGCCATGGCGCAGCGCAGGGCGAGGAGCCCGGCGACGGGGGTGCCGGGCCGGACCATGGCCGCCGCGCAGGCGGCGCAGAGGAGGTCGCAGCCGACGAGCACCCGTCGGGCGGGGTGCCGGTCGGCGATCCCGGCGAGGAGGGTGCCGCCGAGGGCGTACGGGAGGAAGCCGAGCGCGAAGGTGAGCGCGCTCATCAGGGGCGAGCCGGTCGTGCGGAACACGAGGACGGTGAGGGCGATCTCGGCGACG
Protein-coding sequences here:
- a CDS encoding MFS transporter → MSITVNEAAGGYRGVFRVREFRAVFAAHLLSVLGVVVAEIALTVLVFRTTGSPLMSALTFALGFLPYALGGTLLAGIADRHPARRVLVGCDLLCAACAAAMVRPGTPVAGLLALRCAMAFVAPLFQGTRNASLADVLGPGDAFVLGRSLMRMVAQSAQLIGFGLGGLLLTVLAPRAAVALTAAGFLCSALLLRFGTRSRPARAARAAATVRTSPPAGLRAVLGDRRLRALTLLFWLPPVFVIAPEALLVPYADGIGAGTAALGVMMCALPVGTIAGELWAGSALGPRARSRLVAPLAAAGLLPLLAYAFRPGVPVVLAALLLAGLAHAYTLGLDQWYVDAVPDALRGRAMTLLSTGLMTLQGVGMALAGLAAEFLPVHVVVAGAGVLGTAVVLGLLAALRSAGPQGGRPKNETGPAAK